In the Choloepus didactylus isolate mChoDid1 chromosome 5, mChoDid1.pri, whole genome shotgun sequence genome, one interval contains:
- the C1QL3 gene encoding complement C1q-like protein 3: MVLLLVVLIPVLVSSAGTSAHYEMLGTCRMVCDPYGGTKAPSTAATPDRSLMQSLPTFIQGPKGEAGRPGKAGPRGPPGEPGPPGPAGPPGERGEPGRQGLPGPPGAPGLSAAGAVSAATYSTVPKIAFYAGLKRQHEGYEVLKFDDVVTNLGNHYDPTTGKFTCSIPGIYFFTYHVLMRGGDGTSMWADLCKNNQVRASAIAQDADQNYDYASNSVVLHLEPGDEVYIKLDGGKAHGGNNNKYSTFSGFIVYAD; the protein is encoded by the exons ATGGTGCTGCTGCTGGTGGTCCTCATCCCGGTGCTGGTGAGCTCGGCCGGCACGTCGGCGCACTACGAGATGCTCGGCACCTGCCGCATGGTCTGCGACCCCTACGGCGGCACCAAGGCGCCCAGCACGGCCGCCACGCCGGACCGCAGCCTCATGCAGTCGCTGCCCACCTTCATCCAGGGCCCCAAGGGCGAGGCGGGCCGGCCCGGGAAGGCGGGCCCGCGCGGGCCCCCTGGAGAGCCGGGGCCGCCCGGCCCCGCGGGGCCCCCGGGTGAGAGGGGCGAGCCGGGCCGTCAGGGCCTGCCGGGCCCGCCGGGGGCGCCGGGCCTGAGCGCGGCCGGAGCCGTCAGCGCCGCCACCTACAGCACGGTGCCCAAGATCGCCTTCTACGCCGGCCTCAAGCGGCAGCACGAGGGCTACGAGGTGCTCAAGTTCGACGACGTGGTCACCAACCTGGGCAACCACTACGACCCCACCACGGGCAAGTTCACCTGCTCCATCCCAGGCATCTACTTCTTCACCTACCACGTCCTGATGCGCGGCGGGGACGGCACCAGCATGTGGGCGGACCTCTGCAAAAACAACCAG GTGCGCGCGAGCGCCATCGCGCAGGACGCCGACCAGAACTACGACTACGCCAGCAACAGCGTGGTGCTGCACCTGGAGCCGGGGGACGAGGTCTACATCAAGCTGGACGGCGGCAAGGCCCACGGCGGCAACAACAACAAGTACAGCACCTTCTCCGGCTTCATCGTCTACGCAGACTGA